A window of the Mesotoga prima MesG1.Ag.4.2 genome harbors these coding sequences:
- a CDS encoding LacI family DNA-binding transcriptional regulator translates to MVTIKDVAAEAEVSIATVSRVLNGSGYVSEDTKLRVLRVINRLNYHPMPSIRKKSLYRTLGVLLPNTMGNHYGEIFMGVEDYAHKNGFNVMLAMAREMVSREQEILNEYFQRKVDGVIVATLHSDEHMLNRFIESGIVVVAVDSPIREIKADSVNIDNSFAAYNVAKFLYEKGHRRVLFLPGQEGVHASKDRLKGLRKFASRTSDFDLKVARIGGFEPHHGQEAIRDYLRDFGIDFTAIFAVNDHVAMGAMQELHKNGVRVPDDVSVIGFDDSVHAPYTIPALTTVSQPRIEMGSAAAQLLIERLRLTQKRVFRNIVLPTALVERDSVKAI, encoded by the coding sequence GTTTCGATAGCGACCGTCTCTCGGGTATTGAACGGAAGCGGCTATGTTTCCGAAGATACGAAGCTGCGCGTGTTGAGGGTCATCAACAGACTCAACTACCATCCCATGCCTTCGATTCGAAAGAAGAGCCTATACAGAACCCTGGGCGTCCTCCTGCCCAACACCATGGGAAACCATTACGGCGAAATTTTCATGGGAGTGGAGGATTATGCTCACAAAAACGGTTTCAACGTGATGCTTGCCATGGCCAGAGAAATGGTCAGTCGTGAACAGGAGATTCTGAACGAATACTTCCAGCGAAAGGTAGATGGAGTCATAGTTGCGACTCTTCACAGCGACGAGCACATGCTCAACAGGTTCATAGAGAGCGGGATAGTCGTTGTCGCCGTCGACTCCCCAATAAGAGAAATAAAGGCCGATTCCGTAAACATAGACAACTCCTTTGCAGCATACAACGTTGCGAAATTCCTTTACGAAAAGGGGCACAGACGGGTCCTCTTTCTCCCGGGGCAGGAAGGAGTGCATGCTTCAAAGGATAGGTTGAAGGGGCTGAGAAAATTCGCTTCGAGGACCTCGGATTTCGATCTGAAAGTCGCGAGGATAGGGGGCTTCGAACCTCACCACGGGCAGGAGGCGATCCGTGATTACCTTCGGGATTTCGGTATCGATTTCACGGCGATCTTTGCCGTCAACGACCACGTGGCAATGGGGGCAATGCAGGAGCTTCACAAAAACGGTGTTCGTGTCCCAGACGACGTATCCGTGATCGGGTTCGACGATTCCGTTCACGCGCCCTATACGATCCCCGCATTAACCACCGTCTCACAACCGAGAATCGAAATGGGAAGCGCTGCGGCCCAGCTGCTCATAGAGAGATTGAGACTCACCCAGAAGAGAGTATTCAGGAATATAGTTCTGCCCACGGCCCTTGTCGAAAGGGACTCGGTTAAAGCCATATAG
- a CDS encoding glycoside hydrolase family 130 protein, which yields MSITILGHKLKNLPWEEKPKDCLEPVWRYSKNPLITRETVRGANSIFNSAVVAYKDEFRGVFRIDTKELVMELHSGRSEDGLSWNIDQERIEFNAEDPEIGRFVYGYDPRVVFLEDRYYVTWCNGYHGPTIGVAYTYDFERFYQLENAFLPFNRNGVLFPRKIKGKFAMLSRPSDNGHTPFGDIFYSESPDMIHWGCHRHVMSPTAGWQSTKVGAGPIPIETSEGWLLIYHGVWTSCNGFVYSAGVALLDLERPWKVIKRSKHYILNPRMPYENIGDVPNVTFPCASLQDPETGRIAIYYGAADTVTALAFTTSEILYHFLQEHSY from the coding sequence TTGTCGATCACAATACTCGGCCACAAACTCAAAAATCTCCCCTGGGAAGAGAAACCCAAAGATTGTCTAGAACCGGTCTGGAGATACTCGAAAAACCCCCTCATCACACGGGAAACGGTGAGAGGCGCAAACAGCATCTTCAACAGCGCGGTCGTAGCCTACAAAGATGAATTCAGGGGAGTATTCCGTATAGATACGAAAGAGCTTGTCATGGAGCTTCACTCGGGAAGAAGCGAAGACGGATTGTCGTGGAACATTGATCAGGAGAGAATCGAATTTAATGCCGAAGACCCGGAAATCGGCCGATTCGTTTACGGATACGATCCCAGAGTCGTCTTCCTGGAAGACAGATACTACGTAACCTGGTGCAACGGTTATCACGGGCCTACCATAGGCGTTGCCTACACTTACGATTTCGAGAGATTTTATCAGCTTGAGAATGCATTCCTTCCCTTCAACAGAAACGGGGTCCTCTTCCCGAGGAAGATCAAAGGAAAGTTTGCAATGTTGAGCCGGCCGAGCGACAACGGCCACACTCCCTTTGGAGACATCTTCTACAGCGAGAGCCCCGACATGATTCATTGGGGCTGCCACAGGCATGTAATGTCACCCACCGCCGGCTGGCAATCGACCAAGGTTGGGGCCGGACCTATTCCGATAGAAACCTCGGAAGGTTGGCTGCTAATCTATCACGGAGTATGGACATCCTGCAACGGCTTCGTGTACAGTGCCGGCGTCGCTCTCCTCGATCTGGAAAGGCCCTGGAAAGTAATCAAAAGGTCGAAACACTACATACTTAACCCGAGAATGCCTTACGAAAACATTGGCGACGTACCCAACGTCACCTTCCCCTGCGCAAGCCTTCAGGACCCCGAAACGGGCAGAATCGCCATATACTACGGGGCGGCCGACACCGTTACCGCCCTCGCTTTCACGACTTCAGAGATCTTGTACCACTTCCTTCAAGAGCACTCATATTGA